Part of the Anoplopoma fimbria isolate UVic2021 breed Golden Eagle Sablefish chromosome 4, Afim_UVic_2022, whole genome shotgun sequence genome, acgatattcagagcattaataaagcagaaaacaactatttgctacgtaaagatatagtggagtaatgtctaccagAGCAGAGAATGTTTAGATAGCCGTGCCATTTAGTGCATGTAAGTGCATGATAATTCATGGCTGCCCCGCGTGAGGTTAACACTGTTTGCACCATTAGCAAAGTTAGCTGTGCAATTTTAAGTGTTTGCTTATTTCCCCTGAATTCTACAGACCAATCAGATTGACCCAGAAAAACCCTGAACACTTCAGGAATGTGTTGACATACACCAAtcgtttttttaacataatactCAACAATTCTTATGAGTAGTATCAATATcctgtcttttattttacagttatcCCTTTGCTTTGATACTACTCTATGAGTTTGTAGGATTAGTAATGATTGTTATGCATTAATAATACAAGTTGAATACAAGCAGTTGTCTCTGGTGTCCAAATCCAGGTTATTTGTCTGTTGGCCAATTTAAAGTCTTGATTAAGTTGAGTAAGGACTAAAATTGTGAGTAATCCCTGTGTACTTAAAGCATCACAAATTGGACatcatagaaaaaacaaaacatagtcTTATagttttatctgtatttatgtatgaTTGTATTAtatacaattctttttttgtcatgttgctTTAGAATCATTATCTAgtcatgaaaaggaaaaaaactgtgAGCCTTACATTCACTGAAAATGGGTCATTGGCTTGCAAAATTGAACAGGAAGTGCATTTTCTATGTTCCAGCCAATCAGTAGGATTTCCACTTCGTAAACCTTGATCATCTTGTGACTAAATCTTCCATTGTGAGACGGCATCAGTTGTGCAAGAGAAGGGCTCTGTAGCACGATGATCAGTAGACTGGCTGCTTTGATTCTTCTGAGTTCATTGTGTGAGTGTAACTTAACTTCTCTACTTTCAGATGTGTtctaaaatacagtttatttaatgtcttgactttatgtatttatttatttttatttgtttagtgtatgcatttgtattttatagtaGATACCAGTTTTTGCCCTGTTCTGTCCTTGtaactgtttttgtctcttttcctcAGCCCTGGTTCAAACTTCAGAGGTTCCTCAACAGGTCTCTTGGACTGTGCTTGAACTTGGTGATAATTTCACTTTGTCATGTCCATTCCTTGAAAATGGAGCGGGGTTGTTTTTCTGGTATAAGCTGAAGTTTGGCCATATGGTCCAAACTGTTGCGGAAGGAACTTATAACAAACTAAAACTTCAAGAACAATTTGACAACTCAGATTCAAGGTCCCCATAGTGAACGATCAGTATGTTCTTGACATCAGAAATGTGAGCAAAGAAGATGAAGCAACATACTTCTGTCAAGCAGGATCGGCATACGGAATGACATTTATAAATGCAACTCTTTTGGCTGTGCATGGTAAAGTATGTTCTTTTCAGTGTTTATGCTTGCTGCTTTGTCAAACAATCCACCAGTTAACTGCCTTTTTTCTGAATCACACAGACTATAAAAATCAGCAGAGATCTATCTACGTGAAACAAAGTCCGGAGACTGAGTCGGTCCAGCCGGGCGACTCAGTGACTCTCCAGTGTTCACTTCTCTCtaagaacaaagaaaacagagtcCAGTGTCCAGGTGAACACAGTGTGCACTGGTTCAGATCTGGATCAGGAGAATCCCATCCAAGCATCATTTACACTCAAAGTgataaacaagaagaaagaagttgTGACTACAGTCTGTCAAAAACTATCCAGAACTCCTCTGATACTGGGACTTACTACTGTGCTGTGGTCACATGTGGAGAGATCCTGTTTGGTGAAGGAACCAAAGTGGAAACAAGTAAGTTTTAAAgtcttatttaaattataatacatCTATACTGATTATTATTCTGTTGCAATCCAGGTACAGTGCTgataatagaaaaaagaaaccaaaaacatctTCTGCTCAATAAAATTATACCTACTTTTAGGACTTTGCTGTTTTATCTAATAAAAATCTTGAtagtttttatctgtttagctcacaaaaaaaaaaaaatttgatcaGCTTGAAGTGCTCACAGTGAGAGAAACTGTAATTACACTTCGGTGAGGGGTGGTTAGTTGGATTTGTGTTTCAAAGGGCCACAAAACTCGACGGTTAAAAACCACTGaattagttcattttatttaaaggctTCTTGCGATGGACTTATTATGACATCAAGTGCTAAGGGCATCTCTAGTTCAGTTGGGGTTTGGCTGCCTCCGCTTCTCTTCCCCTCTTTGTTAGTTGTGAGTTGCTGTTTTTTCTCTGGTTCCTGCAATCCACTTTGTCACATCATGGCCTCTTTGCTGCTCTCTTGTGTGCTTTACGTGAGGCTTTTTGAGCACCTACGATGCAAACTGCAACCTATACAATGTATTTTGGGGTTAGCTGTGGCTCAGATGGTAAAGCGGGTTGTGCTTAAACAGCAAAGTTTGCATATCAATTCCTGGCTTTTACTGTCCGCATATCGTGTTCTTGAGCAATTCActcaaccccaagttgctccccgggtgaATATATTAGCCCACTGCTTTTAATTCTTAGAATGGGTGAACATTTTTGTACCTGTATGTTTATGACAAAAGTTAAGCTGTACAAATATAGCTGTTTTGTATCAAGCCCCTCGtaggtttttctttctgtctgaagTTACAATGGCAGCATAGGTGAAGAGACAAAACATTGTTCTTGTGTGAGATTATggattcagtttatttatttatgtttcgtattttttaatacattttctgaaattgttTGGATAATTGTGTAAGTTTAGTTTTAAATCCTTAACCCTGTGAAGGTCAATGAGACTAATGTTTACCCATATTCACCTTCCTAGTTCAGCCATGTCATGCTAACATATGCTATTTagaataaatatcaaaattcaTTGTCGGACAAATACGAATTTTGACCGAACTCAACCAACCCTGTGATTAATGATCTGAGCCACAGATATCTACTCATGTTTCTAGATTCATCGTCAGTTGGACACAATGTTATGGCAATCAATCCAACGTTGTTGAGATGTAGTGGAACAACAGACCAACATTACCATCTATAGAGCCATGCAACAAGAGCTACAAGGGCTAAAAGTAGCTTTTGTCAATTGGACAAAAAGTTACTGGTGCTGTGGAACAATTAGTTGGTTTTGCTTTCAGTTTTTGCTGttataaagaaaaatgcatcGTGAGGCAACAAGTCAAGTCTGTACCCAGTTGATGAGTGCTATCTGTATGAAACTCAATTAGGAGTTCATAGTCCATTATGTAGCTGTAGACATCTGTTATCAATGATTAACCATGTAAAAGCAATAatagttttgttatttatttgtccgGTTggtatttctttctctccttccagGACAAGAATTGGGCACATTCCTCATTGTGCTTGGGACTCTGCTGGCCTGCTGTCTAATTGTTATTGCAGCTCTAATTATCTCTAGAAATCAAAAGCCAGTTTGTGAACATTGCAAGGGTAGGTTTAACTGCTGACATTATCAGTTAGTTGTTGTTCCTGAGATTAAAGATATTTAAgtgaaatgacaacaataactttattgtctTAAACGTCTTGCTTTCATTCACAGGAGAAGCTTCCAATCTTGCTCAATATGACAGATCAGCTGAGGATCAACCAAACAATGTGgtaaatataattcaaatatcccaataattttgtttaaaaaataaatcagcaaacTTTGAGTCCTTTGCAGTAAAtaagatatacatttttttgatgtttAACATTAAATCCAGTACAAATTGGTTATGGTCTTACAGCTCTAACATCTAACAATCATAATTATCATCTGCAGGATGGTGATTTGACAGTAGTGAACTATGTAGCGCTGGATTTCCACTCAAGAAATGCCAAAAGATGGAAGAATGACAGGGAGCTACCACAGGAGTGTCTGTACTCTGGCACAAGAGACCCTGAGTGACGTGAAGTCACCATGAAGAACGAACATCTAACATGTTCATAGAGTGATGCAGGAAGGAGTCATGAAACCAGAAATTAGATTAGCTTAGTATAgagacagcttttgttttgtgatgttgCCTGGAAGAAACaagaatacatatttataatcattcttaatataattttattctTTTAGAAATATTATTACTTGTGAGATTCATCTTGAACAATTActcaaaatttgaaaaaaacacttattgcCTTTTTTGTCATAATGTATTCGGTTTGATAAAACACCTGCTGtataattcaattcatttttttttcagtttgacacTGTGTTGGTTTAAAGTTGTTGGACCTGAATAAAGCTTTTGACACACATATATTTGACGAGAGTCTTATATCAAAGACTGTTAGCTTGACGGCACAGCGCTTACTGAAGCTTGCTGAAGTCTTATTTATTAGAAAGAAAGGTGTCAGAAAGCAGAAATTGGTGGATACTATGCCCATGACCTTCAAGTAGAAATGGGAGGAATGTCGCTATGGATTAGTTGGGTCAATAGATCggacattaaataaagataataaaacattaaatgaagaaaatttatatgtatgaacaaatgtctcaataaagaaaatgtaacattaaataaagagaataaaacattaaataaagaaaatgaaacattaaataaagaaaatgaaacattaaa contains:
- the LOC129090370 gene encoding LOW QUALITY PROTEIN: uncharacterized protein LOC129090370 (The sequence of the model RefSeq protein was modified relative to this genomic sequence to represent the inferred CDS: inserted 1 base in 1 codon) — translated: MISRLAALILLSSLSLVQTSEVPQQVSWTVLELGDNFTLSCPFLENGAGLFFWYKLKFGHMVQTVAEGTYNKLKLQEQFDNXRFKVPIVNDQYVLDIRNVSKEDEATYFCQAGSAYGMTFINATLLAVHDYKNQQRSIYVKQSPETESVQPGDSVTLQCSLLSKNKENRVQCPGEHSVHWFRSGSGESHPSIIYTQSDKQEERSCDYSLSKTIQNSSDTGTYYCAVVTCGEILFGEGTKVETRQELGTFLIVLGTLLACCLIVIAALIISRNQKPVCEHCKGEASNLAQYDRSAEDQPNNVDGDLTVVNYVALDFHSRNAKRWKNDRELPQECLYSGTRDPE